The Dioscorea cayenensis subsp. rotundata cultivar TDr96_F1 chromosome 19, TDr96_F1_v2_PseudoChromosome.rev07_lg8_w22 25.fasta, whole genome shotgun sequence genome includes a window with the following:
- the LOC120250526 gene encoding CAP-Gly domain-containing linker protein 1-like, which translates to MRRFFSFKSLASSSGNSSDDVKVSNSKHGKVRGSSQSPQDNAYDLRGQHQETEDSSSKHLSRSISFSYPAIYCASGGGNMNSVNEQSVFISSCGNSPHQKAECSNNYNSLTPERYTRLKRGERASFRKTHRIEKLDTSADSKGYQCSFGNSLYDSPNPLRCRATHLAETASENNFLDLYIDGEHQEMKSKKDYLQHRSDTGHDDFVIENGTLPCLGRPPQAQSTAPASPAYGKENRRCYSFREVKDIGRERPMQDWARDDDRLIYRHKYRKENLDRLISPQKYMKNSIDSLSLEVPGISVKSQDYDSETTVTMEDIYEDSSDPRPNSNSIRFLEKHSSDLTSYLEDLNGSSSMKELSSFRRQNYLPGIGRIGINSAKTINSGLEKLDIDKELLKKAKEVEEKLEGLSAEEVDLDELESGNLKSSAMLLKIQNVVEDRISLALDLSSQIKCRLAERFSAREHIKNSKVELDTRTRRLEKEKNELQVSLEKELDRRSKEWSLKLERFQSEEQRLQERVRELAEQNVFLQREISFIKGNEADARSKFMNSHVQVNSLTENLEEVKTENNNLHQKLSELQERFNGVVEDLECVRLNYKEKEKENGDLHKLVVRFQRTCSEQDKTIDVLRQEYNDEIRKQLIHRNDGSNRLQMEHLRLTGVEQMLRRELESCRQELESLRHENVSLLERFQGSRNNKSFSLFKLDQELHAQVECLKTQGLSLLNDNAQFCAELLSFIKRKHCDQCQEANSEFSGYAVADYTVKHQSLRRGTENLRKTLQTISETLEEKSNLEVLGSQLRTNASRHLMDQDKLELELKAETNLTRLLREKLLSRELELERLEADFASLVRSHDVMRTEIQRLQDELSCLNHKTKDMELQMLRADETNNQHQQDLQDCMKELTSTRGALIKVSEERDRLWGEVKHSSETIMLLEHEVNSLKKKIEVLDEDVLLKEGQITILKDSLDDKPFNVIYNPLAMKDLTLE; encoded by the exons ATGAGGAGATTTTTCTCCTTTAAATCATTGGCATCGAGCAGTGGAAATAGCAGCGATGATGTCAAGGTTTCGAATTCTAAACATGGAAAGGTTAGGGGCAGCTCTCAGAGTCCCCAAGATAATGCTTATGATCTAAGGGGGCAGCACCAAGAAACCGAGGATTCTTCCAGTAAGCATCTCAGCAGGagcatttcattttcatatcctGCCATATATTGTGCTTCTGGAGGAGGAAACATGAATTCTGTCAATGAGCAAAGTGTGTTTATATCCAGCTGTGGAAATTCACCTCATCAGAAAGCCGAATGTTCTAACAA cTACAATTCACTGACACCAGAAAGATATACAAGATTGAAGAGAGGTGAACGAGCTTCATTTAGAAAGACACATAGAATTGAGAAGCTGGATACTTCTGCTGATTCCAAGGGTTATCAATGTTCATTTGGAAATTCATTGTATGACTCTCCAAATCCGTTGAGATGCAGAGCTACCCACTTAGCAGAGACAGCAAGTGAAAACAACTTCCTGGACCTCTATATCGATGGAGAACATCAAGAAATGAAGTCCAAGAAAGATTATCTACAGCATCGTTCTGATACTGGACATGATGATTTTGTTATTGAGAATGGAACACTTCCTTGTTTAGGAAGGCCCCCTCAGGCTCAGTCAACTGCACCAGCTTCTCCAGCCTATGGTAAAGAGAACCGCAGGTGTTACTCATTTAGGGAGGTGAAAGATATTGGTCGTGAACGTCCCATGCAGGACTGGGCAAGAGATGACGATAGGCTGATATACCGACATAAGTACAGAAAGGAGAATCTAGATAGGCTGATTTCTCCTcagaaatacatgaaaaacaGTATAGATAGTTTATCTCTTGAAGTTCCTGGGATATCCGTGAAGTCGCAAGATTATGATTCTGAAACAACTGTCACAATGGAGGATATTTATGAGGATTCCTCGGATCCACGTCCCAATTCGAACTCCATTCGTTTCCTGGAAAAGCATTCTTCTGATCTTACATCATATTTGGAGGACTTGAATGGATCTAGTTCTATGAAGGAACTATCGAGCTTCCGAAGGCAAAACTACCTTCCTGGAATTGGACGAATAGGCATAAATAGTGCTAAGACGATAAATTCTGGACTAGAGAAACTGGACATAGATAAAGAATTGCTCAAGAAAGCTAAAGAAGTGGAAGAGAAGTTGGAGGGTTTGTCTGCGGAAGAGGTTGATCTGGATGAACTTGAGAGTGGGAATTTGAAATCATCAGCTATGCTTTTGAAAATTCAGAATGTTGTGGAAGACAGAATAAGCTTGGCATTGGATCTCTCTTCACAAATAAAGTGTCGACTTGCTGAGAGGTTTTCTGCAAGAGAGCATATTAAAAATTCCAAGGTAGAGCTGGATACCAGAACAAGGAGACTTGAGAAAGAGAAGAATGAACTACAAGTGAGTTTGGAAAAAGAATTGGACAGGAGGTCCAAGGAATGGTCCTTGAAACTTGAGAGGTTCCAATCTGAAGAGCAAAGGCTTCAAGAGAGGGTAAGGGAGCTGGCAGAGCAAAATGTGTTTCTTCAAAGagaaatttcttttattaaaggGAATGAGGCTGATGCTAGAAGTAAATTTATGAACTCCCATGTTCAGGTGAATTCTCTGACAGAAAATTTGGAAGAAGTGAAGACAGAAAACAATAATCTCCACCAGAAGTTATCAGAACTGCAGGAGCGCTTCAATGGAGTAGTGGAGGATCTGGAATGTGTAAGACTAAACTAtaaggagaaggagaaagagaatGGAGATTTACATAAATTGGTTGTCAGATTTCAAAGAACATGCAGTGAACAAGACAAGACCATTGATGTGTTGAGACAGGAATACAATGATGAGATTAGGAAGCAACTAATACACAGAAATGATGGTTCTAACAGACTGCAAATGGAGCATCTAAGGCTGACAGGTGTGGAACAGATGCTGAGGAGGGAGCTCGAATCCTGTAGGCAAGAATTGGAGTCACTCAGGCATGAGAATGTTTCCCTCTTGGAACGTTTTCAAGGTTCTCGAAACAACAAGAGCTTCTCCTTGTTTAAGCTTGATCAGGAACTTCATGCTCAAGTAGAGTGCTTGAAAACTCAGGGCTTGTCATTGCTCAATGATAATGCTCAATTCTGTGCAGAATTGCTTAGCTTCATAAAGCGCAAGCACTGTGATCAATGCCAAGAAGCTAATAGTGAATTTAGTGGATATGCGGTTGCTGATTATACTGTTAAACACCAGAGTTTGAGGAGAGGAActgaaaatttaagaaaaacttTACAAACAATATCGGAAACACTAGAAGAAAAGTCTAATCTAGAAGTATTGGGGAGCCAATTGCGAACCAATGCATCAAGGCATTTAATGGATCAG GACAAACTGGAACTTGAGTTGAAGGCAGAAACCAACCTTACTAGATTGCTGCGAGAGAAGCTTTTGTCTAGAGAACTGGAACTTGAGCGACTAGAGGCTGACTTTGCTTCTTTAGTAAGGAGTCATGATGTCATGCGAACTGAGATCCAAAGGCTGCAAGATGAACTTTCATGTCTTAACCACAAGACAAAGGACATGGAGCTTCAG ATGCTGAGGGCAGATGAGACCAACAACCAGCACcagcaagatcttcaagatTGCATGAAGGAACTGACTTCAACTAGAGGTGCACTTATAAAAGTCTCTGAGGAGAGGGACCGTTTGTGGGGTGAAGTGAAGCATTCAAGCGAAACAATTATGCTTCTGGAACATGAGGTTAATTCTCTcaagaagaagattgaagtccTTGATGAAGATGTTCTCCTCAAGGAGGGGCAGATTACCATTTTAAAGGACAGCCTGGATGATAAACCATTTAATGTAATTTACAATCCACTAGCAATGAAAGATCTTACCTTGGAATGA
- the LOC120249967 gene encoding 26S proteasome non-ATPase regulatory subunit 8 homolog A, with protein sequence MDPALTEVTQLFGRFKAAFLRNDFGTCSSLLAQLKVLLTKFPSLPPSFQKTPNSVQELSIAREIYEHAVVLSVKTEDQDAFERDFFQLKPYYTDTCGVIPPSPQEYPILGLNLLRLLVQNRIAEFHTELELLSATVLENPCIKHAVELEQSFMEGAYNRVLSARQTVPHDTYVYFMDLLAKTVRDEIAGCSEKAYNYLSIADAKKILMFSSDQELNEYITEEHPEWEIKDGSVFFQKAKESQPCKEIPSLQLINQTLSYARELERIV encoded by the exons ATGGATCCGGCGCTGACGGAGGTGACGCAGCTCTTCGGCCGCTTCAAAGCCGCCTTCCTTCGTAACGACTTCGGGACCTGCTCCAGTCTCCTCGCTCAGCTGAAG GTCCTATTGACCAAATTTCCAAGCCTTCCGCCATCATTTCAAAAAACTCCTAACTCTGTTCAAGAGTTGTCAATAGCAA GAGAAATATATGAGCATGCTGTAGTTCTTAGTGTGAAGACAGAGGATCAAGATGCCTTTGAGAGAGATTTCTTTCAATTGAAGCCATATTATACTGATACATG TGGTGTGATACCTCCATCTCCTCAAGAGTATCCTATCTTGGGCCTTAATCTTTTGAGGCTTCTTGTGCAAAATAGAATTGCTGAGTTCCATACTGAACTAGAGCTGCTTTCAGCTACTGTATTGGAGAATCCATGCATCAAACATGCTGTAGAATTGGAACAATCATTCATGGAAGGGGCTTACAATCGAGTGCTTAGTGCCAGGCAGACTGTGCCTCATGATACCTATGTTTATTTCATGGATCTTCTTGCAAAAACCGTCAG AGATGAGATTGCTGGTTGCAGTGAGAAGGCATACAATTATTTATCTATTGCTGATGCGAAGAAAATTCTGATGTTCTCCTCAGATCAAGAACTTAATGAATACATTACAGAG GAGCATCCGGAGTGGGAGATCAAGGACGGGTCCGTGTTCTTTCAGAAGGCGAAAGAATCGCAACCTTGCAAAGAGATTCCATCCCTTCAGCTGATCAACCAAACACTGAGTTATGCAAGAGAGTTGGAAAGGATCGTCTGA
- the LOC120250090 gene encoding NDR1/HIN1-like protein 13, translated as MADKIHPSEDSEPSTEALLPPKINPPTYIIQLPKDQIYRIPPPENAALFESYSRRSSRRRRSCRRCLLYSLVSLLILFILLAATLTILYFTLRPRLPSSQLSHLYLNSSLTSSSSSFLASFLSENRNTKISFRYLSGGSLSLSYSGVDLATGVWPAFKQSTRNVTSFNVTINGAGVRLPGEMVTKHGTVALAVDVTAPVKFKLGSVSSWAFTVKTRCDLTVDGDGLTAKPMKMVSNACRVRLRL; from the coding sequence ATGGCGGACAAAATCCATCCGTCAGAGGATTCAGAGCCCTCAACCGAAGCCCTCCTCCCCCCAAAGATCAATCCACCCACCTACATCATCCAGCTCCCCAAAGACCAGATTTACCGCATCCCACCACCGGAGAACGCCGCGCTCTTCGAATCCTACTCTCGCCGCTCCTCCCGTCGCCGCCGATCGTGCCGCAGGTGTCTCCTCTACTCCCTTGTCTCCCTCCTTATCCTCTTCATCCTCCTCGCCGCCACTCTCACCATCCTCTACTTCACTCTCCGCCCCCGTCTCCCCTCCTCCCAACTCTCCCACCTCTACCTCAACTCCTCcctcacctcctcctcctcttcattCCTCGCCTCCTTCCTCTCTGAGAACCGAAACACCAAGATctcattccgctacctctccggcggctctctttctctctcctacTCTGGCGTCGATCTCGCCACCGGTGTCTGGCCGGCTTTTAAGCAGTCAACGCGAAACGTAACGTCATTTAACGTCACGATTAACGGCGCCGGAGTTCGGTTGCCGGGGGAGATGGTCACGAAGCACGGGACGGTGGCGCTCGCCGTTGACGTGACGGCACCCGTTAAGTTCAAGCTTGGTAGTGTTAGTTCCTGGGCTTTCACTGTTAAGACTCGGTGTGATTTAACGGTGGATGGCGATGGGTTGACGGCGAAACCGATGAAGATGGTTTCAAACGCTTGCCGAGTCAGGCTGAGGTTGTGA
- the LOC120283705 gene encoding uncharacterized protein LOC120283705: protein MTCTLTILLPWLPFSRSSPRFPWIQSSISGVSRPDLRPNSPPLRIQYRPLGSGPVDDPPSDEGESPSFDLAVSLFNGGDYYQCHDYIEELWYSAEEPGRTLLHGILQCAVGLHHLFNQNHRGAMLELGEGLCKLRKMNFQAGPFQEFEKEVSQVLEFVYRTQKELAACGDDLCVAMDGSERSYQLLGSFAAGQHLYSLDINSNGVPYILFSHDNQNATNEAVRVKVPMLYATEEHLKACEHKY from the exons ATGACCTGCACTTTGACAATCCTGCTACCATGGCTCCCCTTCTCTCGATCCTCCCCTCGCTTCCCATGGATCCAATCCTCGATCTCCGGCGTTTCTCGTCCGGACCTTCGGCCAAACTCGCCTCCCCTCCGGATTCAATACCGCCCCCTGGGATCTGGCCCTGTCGATGATCCCCCTTCCGATGAGGGCGAATCACCAAGCTTCGACCTTGCTGTCTCCCTTTTCAACGGCGGTGACTACTACCAGTGCCATGACTACATCGAGGAGCTCTGGTACAGCGCCGAGGAACCTGGCCGGACTCTGCTTCATGGGATTCTCCAGTGCGCCGTGGGGCTTCACCACCTATTCAATCAG AATCATCGTGGGGCAATGCTAGAATTGGGAGAGGGTCTTTGTAAGCTAAGGAAGATGAATTTCCAAGCTGGTCCATTTCAAGAATTTGAAAAGGAGGTCTCGCAGGTGCTGGAATTTGTTTATCGAACACAGAAGGAGCTTGCTGCAT GTGGTGATGATCTCTGTGTGGCAATGGATGGGTCTGAAAGATCATACCAGCTGCTTGGTAGCTTCGCTGCAGGCCAGCATTTGTACAGCTTAGATATCAACTCAAATGGTGTTCCATATATACTCTTCTCTCATGATAACCAAAATGCTACTAATGAAGCGGTGAGGGTCAAGGTTCCAATGCTTTATGCCACAGAAGAACACCTCAAGGCCTGTGAGCACAAGTATTGA
- the LOC120283327 gene encoding uncharacterized protein LOC120283327 — translation MEGFSASDVSTMGGIATVSLLHSFIPTHWLPFSIVGRAQKWTLSRTLLVTAFGAVLHVFSTSLLGITAITMANTIAGEESVHRLASLLLLLLGGSYILLFALGKGGHSHSHNHPMEKMAVAGLVLVPALSPCATTLPVFLAVGNSSTMLVLAIIVLLFSTITVMTSLVALSFYGASQLKFHWVERYDKLLVGSVLCMVGILTYVFHDHGHEHAVGEHLHRKLIVS, via the exons ATGGAGGGATTTAGCGCTTCCGATGTCTCCACCATGGGAGGGATTGCTACCGTCTCGTTGCTTCACTCCTTCATTCCCACCCATTGGTTGCCCTTCTCCATCGTCGGCCGGGCCCAGAAATGGACCCTCTCCCGCACTCTCCTCGTTA CTGCTTTTGGAGCGgttttgcatgtattttcaACTTCACTTCTTGGCATAACTGCAATCACCATGGCCAACACTATTGCTGGTGAGGAATCAGTGCACAGACTTGCTTCTCTACTGCTATTACTTCTCGGAGGAAGTTACATACTGCTGTTCGCCCTTGGCAAGGGGGGTCATAGCCATTCCCACAACCATCCAATGGAAAAGATGGCTGTGGCCGGACTTGTTCTTGTTCCAGCATTGTCTCCTTGTGCAACAACACTTCCTGTATTCCTTGCTGTCGGCAATTCATCCACTATGCTGGTGCTTGCTATTATTGTGCTCTTGTTCAG CACAATAACTGTTATGACATCGCTGGTTGCTCTGTCATTCTACGGGGCGAGCCAGCTCAAGTTTCACTGGGTTGAACGCTACGATAAGCTTCTTGTGGGCTCAGTGCTGTGTATGGTTGGAATATTGACCTATGTTTTCCATGATCATGGCCATGAGCATGCGGTCGGGGAACATTTGCACAGAAAGCTCATTGTCTCATGA
- the LOC120283754 gene encoding 50S ribosomal protein L18, producing MAACSLSSPISCSHGSSSPGVKAAGKPSSLSWSSSFPSFTISAHYLFENRQPIAPDRQSFVVQAAWTRRSRGEAAKKPNRKSWKQRTDMYMRPFLLNVFFSKRFIHAKVMHRGTSKVIAVATTNAKDLRNTLPSLIDNNACMTIGELIAERSKEADVFAMAYEPRKNEKIEGKLGIVIDSIKANGIIFVDD from the exons ATGGCGGCTTGTTCCTTGTCTTCTCCTATTTCCTGCTCTCATGGTTCCTCTTCTCCTGGAGTAAAGGCTGCAGGAAAGCCCTCTTCGTTGTCCTGGTCCTCTTCTTTCCCATCCTTCACCATCTCCGCCCACTATCTTTTCGAGAATCGGCAACCCATCGCTCCTGATCGTCAG TCTTTTGTGGTTCAAGCTGCTTGGACTCGTAGATCCAGAGGTGAAGCTGCAAAGAAGCCGAATCGGAAGTCATGGAAACAGAGAACCGACATGTACATGCGGCCTTTTCTGCTAAATGTTTTCTTCTCCAAGAGATTCATACATGCGAAGGTGATGCACCGAGGAACTAGCAAAGTGATTGCCGTGGCAACTACCAATGCCAAGGACCTGAGGAACACACTTCCATCCCTCATTGACAATAATGCATGCATGACCATTGGAGAACTAATTGCTGAAAGATCCAAGGAAGCTGATGTTTTTGCAATGGCCTATGAACCCAGGAAGAATGAGAAAATAGAGGGCAAGCTTGGGATTGTAATTGATTCAATAAAAGCAAATGGCataatttttgttgatgattaa